In Peromyscus leucopus breed LL Stock chromosome 16_21, UCI_PerLeu_2.1, whole genome shotgun sequence, a single genomic region encodes these proteins:
- the Adgrf4 gene encoding adhesion G protein-coupled receptor F4: protein MKLQVTIVCCLVFFLTTECFHFKPQKDKDELQIPPWKRTFSHIQDKCNGSCISPSKCNQSCDLNFHGEIVFTCNQNKWQKTIETCTSLSLDTLFQGMNPPPSLSVASSSVFPMNLVSDTVVSVRTGNLFQRIHKSCPEDYVCIVNAVKSSKVTSGNIAFIVEVLKNISAGLQTYNGIHGDVTREKMKNYGKMANHILNKTAISNWTFIPNKNASSDLLESVNSFAKRLQIHGESENIVNETFFQSKGARISHSTSENSFNLSMPVHSDKEDVLVMIAIPRQALRELPSPASQVIAIAFPTLGTILKEVHGLNTNLSKPVSGLILSLVLPEDLKEVILTFEKINKSQSTSIQCVRWHSEKRQWDESPCSTVLETNGTVKCLCNYSRASMSFSLLMSSKPVKDKVLNYITFIGLSVSIFSLVLCLAIEAVVWSRVVVTEISYMRHVCIVNIAVSLLTANVWFIIGSNANVLEDHKWCVAVTFFSHFFFLSLFFWMLFKALLIVYGILVVFRRMMKSRMMAIGFVVGYGCPLVIAVVTVTVTEPGEGYIRKDACWLNWNQTKALFAFAIPALAIVAVNFLVVLAVAVNTQRPLIGSSKSQDMAIVIRISKNVAILTPLLGLTWGFGLATLLEGTHLVFHVIFALLNAFQGFFILLFGTIMDRKIRDALRMRVSSLKGKSRAVEKASLSPANGSKVLNH from the exons ATGAAGCTCCAGGTCACCATTGTTTGCTGTCTAGTGTTTTTTCTGACCACAGAATGTTTTCACTTTAAACCCCAAAAA gataaagatgAACTTCAAATACCTCCATGGAAGCGTACGTTTAGTCATATACAAG ATAAATGCAACGGATCTTGCATCTCACCTTCCAAATGTAACCAGAGCTGTGATCTGAATTTCCATGGAGAAATAGTATTCACTTGTAATCAAAACAAATGGCAAAAAACAATTGAAACATGCACAAGCCTCTCTCTGGACACCCTGTTTCAG GGCATGAATCCTCCACCTAGCCTTTCTGTGGCATCGTCCTCTGTTTTTCCCATGAACTTAGTAAGCGACACGGTGGTATCAGTCCGCACCGGGAACCTATTTCAGAGAATCCACAAGTCCTGCCCTGAGGACTACGTCTGCATAGTTAATGCTGTGAAATCCTCTAAAGTTACTTCTGGAAATATTGCGTTCATAGTAGAGGTATTAAAAAATATCTCTGCAGGCTTGCAAACCTATAATGGAATACATGGCGACGTGACTCGCGAGAAAATGaag AACTATGGAAAAATGGCCAACCACATCCTTAACAAGACTGCCATTTCAAATTGGACTTTCATTCCTAATAAAAATGCCAGCTCAGATTTGTTGGAGTCAGTGAACTCCTTTGCCAAGAGACTCCAAATCCACGGTGAATCTGAGAACATTGTAAACGAAACCTTCTTTCAATCGAAAGGCGCTCGCATCTCTCACAGTACCTCAGAGAACAGTTTCAACCTCTCCATGCCTGTGCACAGTGACAAAGAAGATGTCTTAGTAATGATAGCAATTCCCAGACAAGCACTACGCGAGCTGCcgtcccctgcctcccaagtcatTGCCATAGCTTTTCCGACCTTGGGGACCATTCTGAAAGAAGTCCATGGCCTGAATACGAATCTCTCAAAGCCCGTAAGTGGTCTGATCCTGTCCCTGGTTTTGCCAGAAGATCTGAAAGAAGTCATACTCACctttgaaaaaatcaataaatcccagAGCACTAGCATCCAGTGTGTCCGCTGGCACTCTGAGAAGAGGCAGTGGGATGAGAGCCCGTGTAGTACAGTGTTGGAGACCAACGGCACAGTGAAGTGTCTCTGTAACTACAGCAGAGCTTCGATGTCTTTCTCCCTTCTCATGTCATCCAAGCCTGTGAAGGACAAGGTTCTGAACTATATCACCTTCATTGGGCTCAGCGTCTCCATCTTTAGCTTGGTGCTCTGCTTGGCCATCGAAGCTGTGGTTTGGTCCCGGGTGGTCGTAACAGAGATATCGTACATGCGCCACGTGTGCATCGTGAACATTGCAGTGTCCCTCCTGACTGCGAACGTGTGGTTCATCATTGGCTCCAACGCAAATGTCCTGGAGGACCACAAGTGGTGTGTGGCTGTGACATTTTTCAGccacttttttttcctctctctgttcttctggatGCTCTTCAAAGCACTGCTCATAGTCTATGGAATACTGGTTGTTTTCCGAAGGATGATGAAGTCTCGTATGATGGCCATTGGCTTTGTCGTTGGATATGGGTGTCCCCTGGTGATTGCTGTCGTTACAGTTACCGTCACAGAGCCTGGAGAAGGCTACATCAGAAAAGATGCCTGTTGGCTTAACTGGAACCAGACCAAAGCCCTTTTTGCATTTGCCATCCCAGCCTTGGCCATTGTGGCCGTGAATTTCCTTGTGGTGCTGGCAGTTGCTGTGAATACACAGAGGCCTCTGATTGGCAGTTCAAAATCTCAGGACATGGCCATAGTTATCAGGATCAGCAAAAATGTTGCCATCCTCACCCCGCTGCTAGGACTGACCTGGGGTTTTGGTCTAGCAACCTTGCTAGAAGGCACACACCTGGTGTTCCATGTAATCTTTGCCTTGCTCAATGCTTTCCAG